GAAATTTTCACTCCCAAAATTGTATATTTCAACTTATAATATTAGTAGATTTTTATTGTTctcccttatttatttatttgttaatgtaGTTGGCTTCTTACAggataaatttcattttaaaataactgGCCACATTATCTCcttatatgaaattataatcataagcaaataaaactataaaagagAATAGTATATTTAAAGTTCACATTCATCTCTTGTTAAAGTTCAATATGAGTTACATTTTTTATGGTTGAattggtgataaaaaaaaaagaaaggaaaaagagaaagatgatGAGGTTGATTTCTCTCGATagtaaaatactaataattaatcactaatattgtcaataaaaaaattatttttaagtgaaatatattttttaattcttatatttttgttaaatcttATTTTAGTCTCCCCAACTTGAATATCATACAATTTACCTcctaaacataattaaaaaaaatgtttttaagtcTCTTCTTACAAcctgaagttaaaaaaaatgcaaaaaattagAGAGTAAGGGCATGAACAAACGCAGCGTTTTGGAGGGCGAGGAGTCTCTGTTGTGAGAGATCTCAGATTTGAGGTTTGGAGTGGCTGTCCTTCAGATCTCTGGTTTTCAGCTTGGTTTTCCGTCCTGTGTGGTGGATAATGTGATTGATTCTTGAGTGTTTGCTAACGTTGTTTAACAATGTGATTGCATTTTCTTACACTTCAAAATTTGTCAGAAATTACTCGTAAGTGTTTGGTTTTGGGGGGCAACTAGTTATTATCATCACATCACACAAGATTGATTGGCATGGAGACTAATCCACTTCCACTGCCACTTATCTTGTTCGTCTTTTCGGTATGTATGGATTTAGGGTTTGCATTTACACCCcccatctctctctctttttttttttaattaactcttTCTTTCAATTACCTGCGCAGCTTTTGTTTTCTGCTCTAGATTCTTCAGACTCCAAGTAACAAACAACTCCGAATTCCTTTTTGAGTCTTTGCTTTTCTATTTCTCCCAAACCCctcatttcttttctcttctcttctacaGATCTTCTCCCCTCCTCTATGACTGTGACCAATGCCATCGCACCAAGGAACGCGATGTTTCTACAACTAGAAGCCGCGATGAAAAGGACGTTGGTATAATTGCAACATACAGTGATTCTGCTTCTGGCCATGTTCGACTCGCTAGGTTGAAAATGAGGGATTTATCTGATTCCTGGATTTGGGAAAACCCTACTCATCAATATCAAAAGACCTCCCGGGTATGTACTGTCTTGTGCTGTAAATGGTTTTTCCCCTATTAACTACTCCCTGTCtgctaatattaattattcagGAATTCATGGAATCATTTCAAACTGAATCCAATCCCAACCACTCCACAGATGAACATTATCCTGAACAAAGCAGAGTTCAAATTCCCCGTTCCTCATCAATGACTATGACGCCCATGAAGATCAAGCGCcgggtaattttttaattttgtctttaACTACTTAACCAATCTAAAAATAATAGGGACAGGGGTGCCACTTCTCAATCTAatcttatatatgaatttttataattttacttgtagtgtttcttaaaatttaatcaatgtcttctattttctttatgtTTGGTTCGCTCAATTATTTTGTCCCTGTGATTGGTCCCTTCAGAAATAAAAATGGCTAATCTTGCCTCGATAGAGATAAGTGGAAGAGTGtttgttctattttcttttttccctgctgatttttttttataaatattttccaatCCCTTAGGTAATGCGGCAAGACAGAAGGAAAGCTCGTGCAGCTGAACTTACTCGGGAAGACAAAGAAAATGACGATCACATTGTATCAGCAGCAATTGAACACACTGAAGGATTTGATACCACTATCAAGGGAAAGTATGGTATATGGAGGAGAGAATATGAGAACCCAAATTCCGATTCAACGCTGAAACTCATGCAAGATCAAATAATAATGGCCAAAGCTTATGCCAACATTGCAAAGTCTAAGAATAAAATTGTTCTATACGAAGCTCTTATCAAGCACTCCAGAGATAGTCAACAAGCTATAGGAGAAGCCAGTTCTGATACCGAGCTTCACCTTGGGTATTTTTGTATTTCCTTGGTCTTCTTTCTCTGgcttattagatttttttcaattttcatgcaAGGTTACCATTTATTGCATTTGCTAGAGCACTTGATCGAGCAAAAGCTATGGGTCATGTTCTTTCCATAGCAAAGGACCAACTTTATGACTGCCTTTTGGTGTCAAGGAAGTTAAGGGCAATGCTTCAATCAACTGAAGATAAAGTGAATAtacagaagaaaagaagtgcATTCTTGATTCAGCTGGCTGCAAAAACTGTGCCTAGACCATTGCATTGCCTTCCCCTGCAACTTGCAGCGAATTATTACCTGCAGGGTTATCATAAGAAAGGAAATCTTgacaaagaaaagattgaagatCCATCTCTTTATCATTATGCCATCTTCTCTGATAATGTACTGGCTGCATCTGTGGTTGTTAATTCTACTGTACAGAATGCAAAGGAACCTGAGAAGCATGTTTTCCATATAGTGACGGATAAATTGAATTTTGCAGCTATGAGAATGTGGTTTCTCATCAACCCTCCTTCTAAAGCAACCATTGAAGTTCAGAATGTTGATGATTTCAAGTGGCTGAATTCCTCATATTGTTCTGTTCTACGTCAGCTTGAATCGGCAAGAATCAAGGAATATTACTTTAAGGCTAATCATCCTTCTTCCCTCTCTGTTGGTTCTGACAATCTAAAATATAGAAATCCTAAATATTTGTCAATGCTAAATCACTTAAGGTTCTACCTTCCTGAAGTTTATCCAAAATTAAACAGAATTCTATTCTTGGATGATGACATTGTAGTGCAGAGAGATTTGACACCTCTTTGGTCAATTGATTTGAAAGGTATGGTGAATGGTGCCGTGGAGACATGCAAGGAGAGTTTCCATAGGTTTGATAAATACCTAAACTTTAGTAATCCACTGATTTCCAACAACTTCAGTCCTGAGGCGTGTGGCTGGGCATTTGGCATGAATATGTTTGACTTGAAGGAGTGGAAGAAACGAAACATCACTGGTATCTATCATCGGTGGCAAGATATGGTAAATTTCACTGATCTTATTCCTTCTTTTTATAGtttatccatatatatatatagtagttgCCTGAAGATTGATTTTATGAAATTAGTTGCCTGAAGATTCCTATGTGTGCATCATGCCAatgtttattttcttgtcaggCCTCAACTTCAAATACTGGAAGGCCAAGTTTACTGTTTTGTGCATGTAGATAGTAGTGTTGTCTTCTTATCTGATGTAGAATTAATCCTTTGCAGAATGAGGATAGAACCCTCTGGAAGCTTGGAACCTTACCCCCAGGACTAATCACCTTTTATAATCTGACCTATCCGTTAGATCGAGGCTGGCATGTTTTGGGACTTGGCTATGACCCGGCTCTGAACCTAACAGAGATAGAGAATGGCGCTGTCATTCACTACAATGGAAACTACAAGCCATGGTTGAATCTTGCTGTTTCCAAATATAAATCGTACTGGTCCAGATATGTTATGTTCGATAATCCATATCTTCGAGTTTGCAACCTTAGCGAATAGTGAATTTTTGTGCCCTACACTAGCAGATTGTACTTTTTGAGAATGGTACCACACTACAACGTAATATAGTTGTCTCTTTCCAGAGAAACTGAAATTGATTGACTCATCAAATtaggaattaaattaattaattgataaaatttaaaaatgttttttctatGCCAAAAGTCTAATTAAGtaaatagtttataaaatttaaaatattttttttaggttaaaatgtatttttggttcttattatttttttttaattttgtatttgatcTTAATTTTTTCTTGACACTTGGTtcctgaaaattttaatttgtattttgttcCTACATCTACATTGGTCATGTTAACTGACCAAATACAATGAGTGGGTTTGGACTGGATTGACAAGCTCGATCCATTTTGCATCTAATTAGGGCTCAAAACTTAGAGCCTAAACATAAGGCTTAGACTCTTACTTGGACTAAAAAGGTCCACATTGAATTTGAGGCAATTGTTTTGTGcacctaaaagaaatgttgtgCATCTAGTAATTTAAGTGTAGTGGCAAAAATGTGTTtcgtttaaaaatttaaaaatccttCTCCTCTCCCTCACCCTTACATACTGCTGTTGTGCCCCTTCTTCGTTTTTGCTTCCTCTTGTGTTGTCAATGTCTCACCTCTGATTGTTGCTGCCACTTCCCGCCATTGCCGTGAGTgccttcctcttcttcgttttGATGCTGTGTTTGGGTGCTTCATTTGAAGGATTGAAATACCGTATATTGCAGACGGATTAGCAATTTGTATGGAATATACGACATCTAACTTTGGACAGGCTTAACTAGCTTGATCCATTTTGCTTAATTAAGGAATAAGCATATTTGTGTTTACATTTTCCTCTGTGCTTTTATTAGGAAGTTAAAGAGCAATTTTAATATTTCGACAAGACCATTAATATAGTGTTTTATGAAAATTTGGAAGCAATTAGTCACATGGACAAGCACCACAAGGGTCTAGTACATAATATCATAAAACATGTCAATTTATACCATCTTATATTGTTAACAATAATGATACAATCACTATTGTGCCACAATCATCATCGTGCACTGCCAGTGACTCCAAACCAACTAGCGAACCATCCCTCTAGTCCACTAAAGAGatgcagaaaagaaaaaggagtgtatggttgaagagttCCTTCGTTTTACTCATGGCAAGGTGAGACCCTCGTCGGATTTGATGCAATTCTTCTTTGCCCTTAACGGCAAGGGTGAGGCCACACAAAAAGaagggatttttttaaaatgatttgtaatttttaaaataaaataaaggtctgGGTCTGATTGTCTTAAATCACAGTTTTGGAATGGGTTAGTAGGGAGGTGTGGCGATCGATTTGTGGGTTTTGCGATTTGGGCACCAGTAGAATTACTGGTACAcccaacaaattttttaaattcccATGATACCCCTCCCTAATAACTTCTTCTTcagctttttgttttttaatgtttCTTCATGCGagcttgttatttttttccttcacctTCGTTATATTGTGAGAGGTGTTCCGGTGAGAGTTGCTCATTCGTTGTTGTGTCCTCTTTGGTGGAGGTGCATTGTTTATAGTGGTTCGTGGGTAAGTGGCGGTTGTAGCGGTGGTTGGTTTGACCATTAATGACGGAGGTAAGGTGTTTGATCTGGTCTTTTTCCTGTTAAACTTACATATTGATAATCCGTAAATTGTATATAACTTACGGATTAGTAATCTGTAAGACGACATCCTCCACATGAAGAGTCTCAAAGTTATGGAAAACACTTGTAATGAGTAGATTTATCATTCAGGATGATAATCACCTCTCTTACTGGCAAatggaaactactagtttccttATGTCACCTCTCTGCAAAAGCAGACATAAGTCCCCGATCACCAGTGTCCAATGAACATGTGATCAGAGGACTTAATCATGTGGCAATCACTAAACCTTCAATCTCAAGAGCAAGGCTGCCAAATTTCTCTACCTTCCTTTCATGGGAGGACAACTTCAACTTAGGAcattcctaaaaataaaaataaaaatcatttaaacaataataagaaatacttatgaaaatattattaatttcaaaatataactacCTCTCCATTCCAAACTATCACAATCACATGATGAACATAGTCCATCAAAACTGATGTGTCATGAGGCCCGCCGAAAAAACCCTCGGATCACTAACTACATCATTAGCATGTGCCTCTTGAGGTAGCTCATGGACCTCTTCAGCAGCATGATTCACATGCTCAACATCCTTAGCAATAGGTGCAACTTGTCGTTGCCTACGTGTAGATGCTGTGAGCCTTCGTCGCTGGGACCTTCATTGACATCAGAACTTACTTCTCTACCTAAAGCTCTTTCTATAATCCTGCCTAAAGTCTGACCCAAACCTTTGGTTCTAATCTGCACATTAAAAGCATGATTAACAATTAATGACATCGTTCAAATAATCTGCACAttaaaaacatgattaattttttttacagtgcACATCACTAATTGATgtacttttaaatatatgataaaaatccTACGacaatttcttaaatttttaataaatgagtatttttttacactaccaaatattatttatataaatatttattactattattgtcaaaaaaattatatcactacatcaataaaaaaattgtcatttacATATATAGATTTTCTTGTTACACTAATTTGTacaatatatacttataaaaaataacaatcaatcatatttaaacattttacaaataaatatttcaaatttcaaatataatttaatttcttaaagaaaatagattaattactttttttgaaattaattaattattaaaaacaaacttaaataagcaaataaaaataattaaataaataaatattaaaaaatccaataatttgttttataaaataaattttataacatctgaattattaaatttttttaaaaaataaattattttgctattaattaattatttttaaaaaaatatacaaattggAAATTCGTATACACTATACGAATTGATAATTCATATGCCATACAGATTATCAATTCGTATGATTTATATGGATTTCCAGCAACCAAAATTCACCAATGATGCCACAGGCTTACTGAGAGGGAAGGGAGACTTACGGTAGAGAGGCATGAGCGGGGGAGGCGGTGCGAAGACAAAAACAGACaaagaacaaagaagaaaaagcttGTACAGATGGCGTGCAAATAAAACAAGGGGAAaacgtttttaaaaattaagtaaaaagcATTTTTACCACTTCACATATTTTGTTGGGTGTATCAGCATTTCTGCTGGAGCCCAAAGCAATTGCCTCGATTTGCTGGCGAGGGTTATTGTGTCATTTTAACAAATAGATTGTGGGTGTTTCCTGGACTCGCATTTTCAGATCAGTTATCAAAAGATTTGTTATCATTCTCGTAGAGACTTCagatcagttttttttttattttatttttattacggTCTTGTTTTGATGCACAACAATTTATGACCCTTTGTGTTCCTCtaacttttttctcttcattccaaattaattaaaattttctcaacttcgaaaaagaaatcaacaaaCTAAATAAGAAGCACACGTCTGCAAGCTGGAACAGGTTCTCTGATGACTACTTCAAGCATGCTACGACGAGTTCTCCGTCTTTAGGACATATATCATATTCTGTTTGATGGCTACAATTCGCTTGCAGAGTTGGCTAAGAGGAAGAGGGCACGTGTGAAGTTCGCTAAGATGCAGTGCATGTTATCCCTTTAGTGCTAATTGTTTGTGCCACCATTCTTTGGCTTTGTACTGTGCAGGCACACCTTTgcctatattttgtttttaatgatattttgattgttaaaaagtgacaatttttaatcatcaatattttaaatttattgtttcaattaagaaaactaatgctaagaaaaaactgaaaaaagacCAAAAGATAacctttaaaaaacattaatgactaaaataaaacttttaaaacttaataaaccaaaatagaaaatactaataaaacataaaggaccaaaaatatcttttaatatatgATAAACACAATAATAAACAGAAATTGCTTTTAGTTTCAACTGCACTTGTAGTCTCTTAATTTGTGTGGTTTTGATTTCTAAAATTCTAATTGTTCATATTCGTACTCATTTAGTTCTCATTGTTTCACTATTTCAACACTTTGCACTCAACACTCAAATTTGTCCACAAATTTCCCAATCCCCCAATGTGTTGAAAGCAAGACTATGATACGTGAAATAGATGTGTCACCACACATGATATTTAAGTAGTAGTCCCAAATATGCTTGCACCAAGACATCCCACTAGGTATTCTATTTTTACGTGACCAAGTTGGTTAAAAGAATGGGGTTCTGTATATTTGATTACAATTAGTAAAATGATAATGTTTTGGGTGGACCTTCTAATACGATATTATCTATTGAGGAAATATTCAGTTATTAAACGAGTAATGGCCTCCTCCACAGGCACATATATAAAACCAAAGTGTTGATGGTGTAATGAAAACAGTTCACAAAGATAATGGTACAGTGAGtatcacatttaaaaaaaaaaaaaaaaccttcaaaTCCACATTAGTAATCGTCACCCTTTGATATAACTTCTTTGCATGTTGGTCGGAGTAAGATTGTATGTTCGAATTGTGATACATAGCTTCCTTTCACATCACATAGAGGAGGATAAGGCTGcataaaaaaacacaagttTAGTCCTTCACAAGAATAATTTCAAACAGTTAAAACTAAGaaaacatacaaaattaaaagatatattgCACCAACTTGAAATAGAATCTGATGAATAACCTACAAGGCATGAACACCATTTTGGTGCACACCTATATTATCAGACATGTCCAATACAAACACTTGCAATTTACAACACGTGTTAGACCTATGACAATCTGTGTCCCATTTAAAAATTCAGCACACAACTCAGATCCAACCATttaaaatcctcaatttttttccGACTGTACTTGACAAGTATaatagtttcatttacgttcaAAAGATCATATAATTATGTTAACAAGAACTTCATGTCTGCATTGAAATGTAACCTGCCAACGGATTTGGTGTTATAATATTGGATCAGAACTAAGTCAAATCAATCAAAGCTATCAAATTATTAGTAATCTACACTTTCAGGCTACAGTTCACAGTTACCAAACACTTCCTTTCAGACACCAATTACTTCTCATTGAAACCATTATAACAtgcattcaatt
This genomic interval from Glycine max cultivar Williams 82 chromosome 5, Glycine_max_v4.0, whole genome shotgun sequence contains the following:
- the LOC100781749 gene encoding probable galacturonosyltransferase 3, with amino-acid sequence METNPLPLPLILFVFSLLFSALDSSDSKSSPLLYDCDQCHRTKERDVSTTRSRDEKDVGIIATYSDSASGHVRLARLKMRDLSDSWIWENPTHQYQKTSREFMESFQTESNPNHSTDEHYPEQSRVQIPRSSSMTMTPMKIKRRVMRQDRRKARAAELTREDKENDDHIVSAAIEHTEGFDTTIKGKYGIWRREYENPNSDSTLKLMQDQIIMAKAYANIAKSKNKIVLYEALIKHSRDSQQAIGEASSDTELHLGALDRAKAMGHVLSIAKDQLYDCLLVSRKLRAMLQSTEDKVNIQKKRSAFLIQLAAKTVPRPLHCLPLQLAANYYLQGYHKKGNLDKEKIEDPSLYHYAIFSDNVLAASVVVNSTVQNAKEPEKHVFHIVTDKLNFAAMRMWFLINPPSKATIEVQNVDDFKWLNSSYCSVLRQLESARIKEYYFKANHPSSLSVGSDNLKYRNPKYLSMLNHLRFYLPEVYPKLNRILFLDDDIVVQRDLTPLWSIDLKGMVNGAVETCKESFHRFDKYLNFSNPLISNNFSPEACGWAFGMNMFDLKEWKKRNITGIYHRWQDMNEDRTLWKLGTLPPGLITFYNLTYPLDRGWHVLGLGYDPALNLTEIENGAVIHYNGNYKPWLNLAVSKYKSYWSRYVMFDNPYLRVCNLSE